From Phenylobacterium montanum, the proteins below share one genomic window:
- a CDS encoding YceI family protein, producing the protein MVRAACLALLVVLCGAPAAWAAQPNPDPAAAPAGAYVLDKRHASVLAKVSHMGLSGYTMRFGKVDGRFDYDPAQPEAAKLSVTIDANSLDVGEDKLDRQFAREFLGADENPEITFVSTGITRTDPAHGEVTGDLTLHGVTRPVTLAVTFNGYDQSLLFGKRMGFSATGDILRSDFGSRAWLGLVGDKVRLIIEAEFTHP; encoded by the coding sequence ATGGTTCGCGCCGCCTGCCTCGCCCTTCTGGTCGTTCTCTGCGGCGCCCCCGCGGCCTGGGCCGCCCAGCCCAATCCGGACCCCGCCGCAGCCCCGGCGGGCGCCTATGTGCTGGACAAGCGCCATGCCAGCGTGCTGGCCAAGGTCAGCCACATGGGGCTCTCGGGCTACACCATGCGCTTCGGCAAGGTGGACGGCCGCTTCGACTACGATCCGGCCCAGCCCGAGGCGGCCAAGCTGAGCGTGACCATCGACGCCAATTCCCTGGACGTTGGCGAGGACAAGCTCGATCGGCAGTTCGCCCGTGAATTCCTCGGCGCGGACGAAAATCCGGAGATCACCTTCGTCTCGACCGGGATCACGCGGACGGACCCCGCGCACGGAGAGGTCACGGGCGATTTGACCCTGCACGGGGTGACGCGGCCTGTCACCCTGGCGGTGACCTTCAACGGCTACGACCAGAGCCTCCTGTTCGGCAAGCGGATGGGCTTTTCGGCCACGGGCGACATCCTGCGTTCGGATTTCGGTTCAAGGGCGTGGCTGGGCCTGGTGGGCGACAAGGTGCGCCTGATCATCGAGGCCGAGTTCACGCATCCCTGA
- a CDS encoding L-threonylcarbamoyladenylate synthase: MTATDQDQDQSAQRAAKTLRAGGLVILPTETVYGLAADAADPKAVARIYEAKGRPSFNPLIAHVPDLAAAERLARFDDRARRLAEAFWPGPLTIVAPIADPAAVCDLARAGLDTVAVRAPAHPLSQAVLRAFGGPVVAPSANRSGRPSPTTYADAVAETGFAAGAALDGGPCAVGLESTVVAVLDGPVRLLRPGGVTRSQLDAVVGPLAEAEVDAKRSPGRLTLHYAPDAPVRLEAAGPAPGEAFLGFGPSCPDDGLNLSPKGDLAEAAANLFTYLRKADRSSPKAIAIAPIPAEGLGEAINDRLRRAAGFVG; this comes from the coding sequence ATGACGGCGACGGATCAGGATCAGGACCAATCGGCGCAACGGGCGGCGAAAACGCTGCGCGCCGGCGGCCTGGTGATCCTGCCGACGGAGACGGTCTATGGCCTGGCGGCGGACGCGGCCGATCCGAAGGCGGTGGCCCGCATCTATGAAGCCAAGGGCCGGCCGAGCTTCAACCCCCTGATCGCCCATGTGCCGGACCTGGCGGCGGCGGAGCGCCTCGCCCGTTTCGATGATCGCGCTCGTCGCCTGGCCGAAGCCTTCTGGCCCGGGCCGCTGACCATCGTCGCCCCGATCGCTGATCCGGCGGCGGTGTGCGACCTGGCGCGGGCGGGGCTCGACACCGTGGCTGTGCGCGCGCCGGCCCATCCCTTGTCGCAAGCGGTGCTGCGCGCCTTCGGCGGGCCGGTGGTGGCGCCGTCGGCCAACCGATCGGGCCGGCCCAGCCCCACGACCTATGCCGACGCTGTGGCCGAGACCGGCTTTGCCGCCGGCGCGGCCCTGGACGGCGGGCCCTGCGCCGTGGGCCTGGAATCGACGGTGGTCGCGGTGCTGGACGGGCCGGTGCGCCTCCTGCGGCCGGGCGGTGTCACGCGCAGCCAGCTCGATGCGGTGGTCGGCCCCCTGGCCGAGGCAGAGGTCGACGCCAAGCGCTCGCCCGGCCGCCTGACCCTGCACTACGCCCCGGACGCGCCGGTGCGGCTGGAGGCGGCCGGCCCGGCGCCCGGCGAGGCTTTCCTGGGCTTCGGCCCGTCCTGCCCGGACGATGGCCTGAACCTCAGCCCGAAGGGCGACCTCGCCGAGGCCGCCGCCAACCTGTTCACCTATCTGCGCAAGGCCGACCGCTCCTCGCCCAAGGCCATAGCCATAGCGCCCATCCCCGCCGAGGGCCTGGGCGAGGCGATCAACGACCGCCTACGCCGGGCGGCGGGGTTCGTGGGGTAG
- a CDS encoding FAD-binding oxidoreductase — protein sequence MIKPVPDSVLDQLKAALGDGGWSADPDRLAPKLVEWRDRWRGTTPLLALPTTTEQVAAVVRICAAAGVAITPQGGNTGLVGGQIPQGEILLSLERMRAIRDLDVFDDVIEVEAGAPLASVQQAAHDAGRFFPVSLASEGTASIGGLISTNAGGVGVLRYGTMRAQVLGLEAVLPNGEVWNGLRRLRKDNTGYDLKQLLIAAEGTLGVITAAALKLYPIMASRAVAFVGLRTPQAAIELLARAKGETGGGLEAFELISALGLELVCRNIPDQRLPIGGEHAWAVLLETASSEAGAAEAAVERLLAKALEDDLIQDAAVAQSEAQAHAFWALRENQSAAQKPEGPCWKHDIAVPVSRIPAFLQRAGAAMQAVEPGVRIAAFGHVGDGNVHYDVLGAPGLAPEAHAALRDEAARRVYDIVAELDGSISAEHGLGIMKADEALRLKPAAEVEALRAIRAALDPGRIMNPRVLF from the coding sequence ATGATCAAGCCTGTTCCCGACTCGGTGCTGGACCAGCTGAAGGCGGCGCTCGGCGACGGGGGGTGGAGCGCCGATCCCGACCGGCTGGCGCCCAAGCTGGTGGAGTGGCGGGATCGGTGGCGGGGGACGACGCCGCTCCTGGCCCTGCCGACGACGACCGAGCAGGTGGCAGCGGTGGTGCGGATCTGTGCGGCCGCGGGGGTGGCGATCACGCCGCAGGGGGGCAATACCGGCCTCGTCGGCGGGCAGATCCCGCAGGGCGAGATCCTGCTGTCGCTGGAGCGGATGCGGGCGATCCGCGATCTGGACGTGTTCGACGACGTGATCGAGGTCGAGGCCGGCGCGCCCCTGGCCAGCGTGCAGCAGGCGGCGCACGACGCCGGCCGGTTCTTTCCGGTCAGCCTGGCCTCGGAGGGGACGGCCAGCATCGGCGGGCTGATCTCGACCAACGCAGGCGGGGTGGGGGTGCTGCGCTATGGAACCATGCGCGCCCAGGTCCTGGGGCTGGAGGCGGTGCTGCCCAATGGCGAGGTGTGGAACGGGCTTCGACGCCTCAGGAAGGACAACACCGGCTACGATCTCAAGCAGCTCTTGATCGCGGCCGAGGGCACCTTGGGCGTGATCACCGCGGCGGCGCTGAAGCTCTATCCGATCATGGCCTCGCGGGCCGTGGCGTTCGTCGGCCTGCGCACGCCGCAGGCCGCCATCGAGCTTCTGGCGCGGGCCAAGGGCGAGACGGGCGGCGGGCTGGAGGCGTTCGAGCTGATCAGCGCCTTGGGCCTGGAGCTCGTCTGCCGCAATATCCCGGACCAGCGCCTGCCGATCGGCGGCGAGCACGCCTGGGCGGTGCTGCTGGAAACCGCCAGCAGCGAGGCCGGGGCGGCCGAGGCGGCGGTCGAGCGGCTCCTGGCCAAGGCGCTCGAGGACGACCTGATCCAGGACGCGGCCGTCGCCCAGAGCGAGGCCCAGGCGCACGCCTTCTGGGCCCTGCGCGAGAACCAGTCGGCGGCGCAGAAGCCCGAAGGGCCGTGCTGGAAGCACGACATCGCGGTGCCGGTCTCGCGCATTCCGGCCTTTCTGCAGCGGGCGGGGGCGGCCATGCAGGCGGTCGAGCCGGGGGTCCGCATCGCGGCCTTCGGCCATGTGGGTGACGGCAACGTCCACTACGACGTGCTGGGCGCGCCGGGGTTGGCGCCCGAGGCCCATGCGGCCCTGCGCGACGAGGCGGCGCGGCGGGTCTATGACATCGTGGCCGAGCTGGACGGCTCGATCTCGGCCGAGCATGGCCTGGGGATCATGAAGGCCGATGAGGCCCTGCGGCTGAAGCCGGCGGCGGAGGTCGAGGCGCTGAGGGCTATCCGCGCGGCGCTGGATCCGGGGCGGATCATGAACCCGCGTGTGCTGTTCTAG
- the yaaA gene encoding peroxide stress protein YaaA encodes MLIVLSPAKSLDFTPAAPDVPLTTPQLKNDIAELAKVTVKLKRSDLKRLMDISDTLADLNYQRFQAFDPACDDGVQAAIAFDGDVYDGLDARSLDKHGLAFAQDRVRILSGLYGVLRPLDAIQPYRLEMGVRLKTKRGKSLYDFWRRQVAPTLNQALAELHAPTLVNLASQEYFGAVDAAQVAAPVVSCHFYEVKPGEAPKVISFYAKKARGMMARYAIDHRIDRAEGLKGFDVAGYAYQPGQSSESDWIFCRKHPLS; translated from the coding sequence ATGCTGATCGTCCTTTCGCCCGCCAAGTCGCTCGATTTCACCCCGGCCGCACCGGACGTTCCCCTGACCACGCCGCAGCTGAAGAACGACATCGCCGAACTGGCCAAGGTCACGGTCAAGCTGAAGCGCAGCGACCTGAAGCGGCTGATGGACATCTCGGACACCCTGGCCGACCTCAACTACCAGCGCTTCCAGGCCTTCGACCCGGCCTGCGACGACGGGGTGCAGGCGGCGATCGCCTTCGATGGCGATGTCTATGACGGGCTGGACGCGCGCAGCCTGGACAAGCACGGCCTGGCGTTCGCGCAAGACCGCGTGCGCATTCTGTCGGGCCTCTATGGCGTGCTGCGCCCGTTGGACGCCATCCAGCCCTATCGGCTGGAGATGGGGGTGCGGCTGAAGACCAAGCGCGGCAAGAGCCTCTACGACTTCTGGCGGCGCCAGGTGGCGCCGACCCTGAACCAGGCCCTGGCGGAACTGCACGCGCCAACCCTGGTCAACCTGGCCAGCCAGGAATATTTCGGCGCGGTGGACGCGGCCCAGGTCGCAGCGCCGGTGGTCAGCTGCCATTTCTACGAGGTGAAGCCCGGCGAGGCGCCCAAGGTGATCAGTTTCTACGCCAAGAAGGCCCGCGGGATGATGGCCCGCTATGCGATCGACCACCGGATCGACCGGGCCGAGGGGCTGAAGGGTTTCGATGTCGCCGGCTATGCGTATCAGCCGGGCCAGTCGAGCGAGAGCGACTGGATATTCTGTCGCAAACATCCGTTGAGCTAG
- a CDS encoding 3-hydroxybutyrate dehydrogenase, whose protein sequence is MDYGLKGQVAIVTGSTSGIGQALASALAMAGVNVVLNGFGDHTAIERDRTAMEEVADVRVLYHGADMTKPDEIADMVAFAKRELGRLDILVNNAGVQHVAPIEDFPIEKWDQIIAINLTSAFHGVRAAVPIMKAQGRGRLINIASAHALVASPFKAAYVAAKHGIAGLTKTVALEVAQAGITCNAICPGYVKTPLVESQIADQATARGMTPEQVMKDVILAAQPTKKFVEFDQLAGLMLYLASDAGASVNGAMLSVDGGWTAQ, encoded by the coding sequence ATGGACTACGGACTGAAGGGCCAGGTCGCCATCGTCACAGGATCCACCAGCGGCATCGGCCAGGCCCTGGCCAGCGCCCTGGCCATGGCTGGCGTGAACGTGGTGCTGAACGGGTTTGGCGACCACACCGCGATCGAGCGTGACCGCACGGCCATGGAAGAAGTAGCCGACGTCAGGGTGCTCTATCACGGCGCCGACATGACCAAGCCGGACGAGATCGCCGACATGGTCGCCTTCGCCAAGCGAGAGCTCGGGCGCCTGGATATCCTGGTCAACAACGCGGGCGTGCAGCACGTAGCGCCGATCGAGGACTTCCCGATCGAGAAATGGGACCAGATCATCGCCATCAACCTGACCTCGGCCTTTCACGGCGTTCGCGCCGCGGTGCCGATCATGAAGGCTCAGGGCCGGGGGCGACTGATCAACATCGCCTCGGCCCACGCCCTGGTGGCCTCGCCGTTCAAGGCGGCCTATGTGGCGGCCAAGCATGGCATCGCCGGCCTGACCAAGACCGTGGCCCTGGAGGTCGCCCAGGCGGGGATCACCTGCAACGCCATCTGCCCCGGTTATGTTAAGACCCCCCTGGTCGAGAGCCAGATCGCCGACCAGGCCACAGCCCGCGGCATGACCCCTGAGCAGGTGATGAAGGACGTGATCCTGGCCGCCCAGCCGACCAAGAAGTTCGTCGAGTTCGACCAGTTGGCCGGGCTGATGCTCTATCTGGCCAGCGACGCCGGCGCTTCGGTCAACGGGGCCATGCTCTCGGTCGACGGCGGCTGGACCGCCCAGTGA
- a CDS encoding patatin-like phospholipase family protein: MNARKPRSNGRKPISLALQGGGSHGAFTWGVVDRLLEDGRLEIKAITGASAGAMNAVVIAAGLLDGGPEGARERLDRFWREVNRAGGQNAFGDLGGWASSIGMDWLKQTPGWQLVQTFAGNFSPYQFNPFNLNPLHDVIVGAVDFAALRERSPVRLYVSATGVRSGESRVFRTEELTCKHVMASACLPHLFQAVEIDGEAYWDGGYLANPALWPLFYDPTPNDVLIVSLNPLTRKDTPRTPGEIIDRLNEITFNGSLVAELRAIRFVRKLIEDGLLKEGAKGRYRKMLMHAIEADGWLDDLREDSKFSTEWGFLQELKSRGRKAGETWLKAHFDDVGVRTTSALMPMPS; encoded by the coding sequence GTGAACGCCAGGAAGCCGCGGAGTAACGGGCGCAAGCCCATCAGCCTCGCCCTGCAGGGTGGCGGCTCGCACGGGGCCTTCACCTGGGGCGTGGTCGACCGCCTGCTGGAGGATGGCCGGCTGGAGATCAAGGCCATTACCGGCGCCTCGGCCGGGGCGATGAACGCGGTGGTGATCGCCGCGGGCCTTCTGGATGGCGGACCTGAAGGCGCCCGCGAGCGGCTGGACCGGTTTTGGCGCGAAGTGAACCGGGCCGGCGGCCAGAACGCCTTTGGCGACCTCGGCGGCTGGGCTTCCAGCATCGGCATGGACTGGCTGAAGCAGACCCCGGGCTGGCAACTGGTCCAGACCTTCGCCGGCAATTTTTCGCCCTATCAGTTCAACCCGTTCAACCTGAACCCGCTACACGACGTGATCGTCGGCGCGGTCGATTTCGCCGCCCTGCGTGAACGCTCGCCGGTCAGGCTCTACGTCTCGGCGACAGGGGTGCGCTCGGGCGAGAGCCGGGTGTTCCGCACCGAGGAATTGACCTGCAAGCACGTCATGGCCTCGGCCTGCCTGCCGCACCTGTTCCAGGCGGTTGAGATCGACGGCGAGGCCTATTGGGACGGCGGCTATCTCGCCAACCCGGCCCTGTGGCCGCTGTTCTACGACCCGACGCCCAACGACGTCCTGATCGTCAGCCTGAACCCCCTGACCCGCAAGGATACCCCGCGCACCCCGGGCGAGATCATCGACCGGCTGAACGAGATCACCTTCAACGGCTCGCTGGTGGCGGAACTTCGGGCCATTCGCTTCGTGCGCAAGCTGATCGAGGACGGCCTTCTGAAAGAGGGCGCCAAGGGCCGCTATCGCAAGATGCTGATGCACGCCATCGAGGCCGACGGCTGGCTGGACGACCTACGCGAGGATTCCAAGTTCAGCACCGAATGGGGCTTCCTCCAGGAGTTGAAGAGCCGGGGGCGCAAGGCCGGCGAGACCTGGTTGAAAGCCCATTTCGACGATGTGGGCGTGCGCACCACCTCGGCCTTGATGCCGATGCCGTCATGA
- a CDS encoding NUDIX hydrolase, translated as MSEPRRPIPCVGVVCFRGPEVLLIQRGKAPRLGQWSIPGGRMEFGETAQEGALRELAEETGVRAQILGLIDVVDSIDLETDWHGVLVDYAARWTGGEAVAGDDAMAAAFVPLEEALERVGWSETRRVIEEAWARFGEAINESLD; from the coding sequence ATGAGCGAGCCGCGCCGGCCGATCCCCTGTGTTGGGGTGGTGTGCTTCCGCGGGCCTGAGGTCCTGCTGATTCAGCGCGGCAAGGCGCCCAGGCTCGGCCAATGGAGCATTCCCGGCGGCCGCATGGAGTTCGGCGAGACGGCCCAGGAGGGCGCCTTGCGCGAGCTGGCCGAGGAGACGGGGGTGCGGGCCCAGATCCTGGGTCTGATCGACGTGGTCGACAGCATCGATCTCGAGACCGACTGGCACGGCGTGCTGGTCGACTACGCCGCGCGCTGGACCGGCGGCGAGGCCGTGGCCGGAGACGACGCCATGGCGGCGGCGTTCGTGCCGCTGGAGGAGGCCCTGGAGCGGGTGGGCTGGAGCGAGACGCGCCGGGTGATCGAGGAGGCGTGGGCGCGGTTCGGCGAAGCGATCAATGAGAGTTTAGACTAG
- a CDS encoding AIDA repeat-containing protein yields the protein MTTVSSGQVQYVSSGQVIASTVILSGGEQYVYPGGEADYSVNSAGGYLVNFGLVYSMFNGGYDYVESGATTELGTVGSGGNEFVFSGGLSYEQLVAAYGSQTIYSGGLDEYSTISGIQHVYGSAYDDTVVGGPSYQYVESGGITTYSYDYAAGVTVVSSGGLTSVTRLASGGGESVYAGGESISSIIYSAGNQYVYSGGADYYTNVSSGGSLYNNGIAYYDTISSGGVETIASGGIGYQQTVQGYGSQTINVGGVDEYSVISGYQYDYGSAYDDTIVGGPAWQYVESGGSTTYSYAYGAGAIVVSSGGVTNLTTLGSGGGETVSAGGIASSTTIYSAGAQYVAAGGGDEYSNVQSGGSLTVYGYAYYDTIGSGGTETIGSAALTYSQTVAGFGSQTIFAGGVDEYSLISGYQYDYGEAYADTVTGVDAYQYIESGGVAYYDAINGGGYATVSSGGLDISGTVGSGGYEYVYSGGAVSGVTVGSGGVLILYSGAAAAGVVSSGGIVEIFNRDVTAGVTLSAGVYPSSRNVGNLAIRPGGTVDLFYANVLSGGVLQTLSGGYDYYATVNSGGIAYVQSGGYLYDATIKAGAHDSILAGGSAAYTQISSGGFETTSSGATTYTPYAYSGGFEYVSSGGVVSNAQIGPGAHDTVYGKAYGTVVSGTGASEIVSGSGVASGTSLSAGAVQYVGPGATANGTIILAGAHTHISGGGVASGTQISSGGFQSLSGGTGIAEVVSSGGVLYAISGGVASSTIVLSGGHDSLLLSGKGVNTTLSSGAAENVESGSIAVNTLVQSGGHQYVFSGGTASGTTVNSGGIVTVSSGGNIAAGLTINGGLVIDNGNIGAGQTVGFLGSGGSLKLYNTGGFAAKISGFVLGDHIDLTTFAFSAGETSAWVQNGTSGTLTITDGALVEHLTLIGTYVTSNFKLVNDGSGGTMINDPPVSAATATTTLFAQNAAAMGGHGGGFAPTTSTTSSWGAAVTSALVPSGGASSATV from the coding sequence ATGACTACTGTCAGCTCCGGTCAGGTACAGTACGTTTCGTCCGGCCAGGTCATTGCGAGCACCGTCATTCTAAGCGGTGGCGAACAGTACGTTTATCCTGGAGGCGAGGCCGACTATTCGGTCAATTCCGCCGGCGGCTATCTGGTGAACTTCGGCTTAGTCTACTCGATGTTCAACGGCGGCTACGACTATGTCGAAAGCGGCGCCACCACCGAATTAGGGACCGTCGGCTCGGGGGGGAACGAGTTCGTCTTCTCCGGCGGCCTGTCCTACGAACAGCTCGTCGCCGCCTACGGCTCCCAGACCATCTATTCCGGCGGGCTGGACGAATACAGCACCATATCCGGCATCCAGCACGTCTACGGATCGGCCTATGACGACACGGTGGTCGGCGGCCCCTCCTACCAATATGTCGAGAGCGGCGGCATCACCACCTATAGCTACGACTATGCCGCGGGCGTGACCGTGGTGTCGTCGGGCGGGCTCACCAGCGTCACCAGGCTCGCCAGCGGTGGTGGGGAGAGCGTGTACGCGGGTGGTGAGTCGATCAGCAGCATCATCTATTCTGCTGGCAACCAATACGTCTATTCAGGTGGCGCCGACTATTACACAAATGTGAGTTCCGGCGGTTCGCTCTACAACAATGGCATCGCCTATTACGACACCATAAGCTCGGGCGGCGTCGAGACGATCGCGTCCGGCGGTATCGGCTACCAACAGACCGTCCAGGGCTACGGGTCGCAGACCATCAACGTCGGCGGGGTGGACGAATACAGCGTCATATCCGGTTACCAATACGACTATGGATCGGCCTATGACGACACGATCGTCGGCGGCCCCGCCTGGCAATATGTCGAGAGCGGCGGGTCCACGACCTACAGCTACGCCTACGGCGCTGGCGCGATCGTCGTGTCTTCGGGCGGCGTCACCAACCTTACGACGCTGGGCAGCGGCGGCGGTGAAACCGTCTCCGCGGGCGGCATCGCCAGCAGCACGACAATCTACTCGGCTGGCGCCCAATATGTCGCCGCCGGTGGGGGCGACGAATATTCCAACGTGCAGTCCGGCGGCTCGCTCACCGTCTATGGCTACGCCTACTACGACACGATCGGGTCCGGCGGCACCGAGACCATCGGGTCGGCCGCTCTCACCTACAGCCAAACCGTCGCGGGCTTCGGCTCGCAGACGATTTTTGCGGGCGGCGTGGACGAGTACAGCCTGATCTCCGGCTACCAGTACGACTACGGCGAGGCCTATGCCGACACGGTGACCGGCGTCGACGCCTACCAGTATATCGAGAGCGGCGGGGTCGCTTACTACGACGCGATCAACGGCGGCGGCTACGCCACCGTGTCGAGCGGCGGCCTCGACATCAGCGGCACGGTTGGCAGCGGCGGCTATGAGTACGTCTATTCAGGCGGTGCGGTTAGTGGCGTGACGGTGGGCAGCGGCGGCGTGCTGATCCTGTATTCGGGCGCGGCCGCAGCTGGCGTCGTCAGCAGCGGCGGCATCGTGGAGATATTCAATCGCGACGTCACCGCGGGGGTGACGCTGTCGGCCGGCGTCTACCCGTCTTCGCGGAACGTCGGCAACCTGGCCATCCGGCCCGGCGGCACCGTCGATCTCTTCTATGCCAACGTGCTCAGCGGCGGGGTGCTGCAGACCCTTTCCGGCGGTTATGACTACTACGCCACGGTCAACAGCGGCGGCATCGCCTATGTTCAGTCCGGCGGCTACCTTTACGACGCGACGATTAAGGCGGGCGCCCACGACTCCATCCTGGCGGGCGGTTCGGCTGCCTATACGCAGATATCCAGCGGCGGGTTCGAAACCACCAGCTCGGGCGCCACGACCTATACCCCCTACGCCTATAGCGGCGGCTTCGAGTACGTCTCGTCCGGCGGCGTAGTCAGCAATGCGCAGATCGGTCCGGGGGCCCATGACACCGTCTATGGCAAGGCCTACGGGACGGTCGTCAGCGGAACTGGGGCGTCCGAGATCGTCAGCGGGTCCGGCGTGGCCAGCGGGACTAGCCTGTCCGCCGGCGCGGTGCAGTATGTCGGCCCGGGAGCCACGGCCAACGGCACGATCATCCTGGCCGGCGCCCACACCCACATCAGCGGCGGCGGGGTGGCCAGCGGGACGCAGATCTCCAGCGGCGGGTTCCAGAGCCTCTCCGGCGGGACCGGGATCGCCGAGGTGGTCTCCTCCGGCGGGGTGCTCTATGCCATCTCCGGCGGCGTCGCGAGTTCGACCATCGTGCTCAGCGGCGGCCACGACAGCCTGCTCCTCAGCGGCAAGGGGGTGAACACCACCCTCTCCAGCGGAGCGGCCGAGAACGTCGAGTCGGGCTCGATCGCGGTCAACACCCTGGTCCAGTCCGGCGGGCACCAGTATGTGTTCTCCGGCGGGACAGCCAGCGGCACGACGGTCAACAGCGGCGGCATCGTCACGGTCTCGTCCGGCGGCAATATCGCGGCTGGCCTGACCATCAATGGCGGCCTGGTGATCGACAACGGCAATATCGGCGCGGGCCAGACGGTCGGCTTCCTGGGCAGCGGCGGGAGCCTGAAGCTGTACAACACCGGCGGGTTCGCGGCGAAGATCTCGGGCTTTGTGCTCGGCGACCACATCGACCTGACAACCTTCGCCTTTAGCGCCGGCGAGACCTCGGCCTGGGTTCAGAACGGCACCAGCGGCACGCTGACGATCACCGACGGGGCCCTGGTCGAGCACCTGACGCTGATCGGGACCTACGTCACCAGCAACTTCAAGCTGGTCAATGACGGCTCCGGCGGCACCATGATCAATGACCCGCCGGTTAGCGCCGCCACCGCCACGACCACCCTGTTCGCCCAGAACGCGGCCGCGATGGGCGGGCACGGCGGCGGCTTCGCGCCGACGACCTCGACGACCTCCAGCTGGGGCGCCGCGGTCACCAGCGCCCTTGTCCCGAGCGGAGGCGCTTCGAGCGCCACAGTCTGA